In Onychostoma macrolepis isolate SWU-2019 chromosome 14, ASM1243209v1, whole genome shotgun sequence, a single window of DNA contains:
- the prpf19 gene encoding pre-mRNA-processing factor 19, with the protein MSLVCAISNEVPEHPCVSPVSNQVFERRLIEKYIAENGADPINGQPLSEEQLIDIKVSHPIRPKAPSATSIPAILKSLQDEWDAVMLHSFTLRQQLQTTRQELSHALYQHDAACRVIARLTKEVTAAREALATLKPQAGLIAPQAAPASQPAAVGAGGEAMEISEQVGMTPEIIQKLQDKATVLTTERKKRGKTVPEELVRAEDLGKYRQVASHAGLHSASIPGILSLDLCPTDTNKVLTGGADKNVVVFDRREEQIVATLKGHTKKVSSVIYHPAQSVVFSASPDSTIRVWSVSGGNCVQVIRAHEASVTGLSLHATGDYLLSSSEDQYWAFSDIQTGRVLTKVTDETAGCALTCAQFHPDGLIFGTGTADSQIKIWDLKERTNVANFPGHSGPVTSIAFSENGYYLATGAQDSSLKLWDLRKLKNFKTITLDNNYEVKSLVFDQSGTYLAVGGSDIRVYICKQWSEVLNFSDHSGLVTGVSFGEHAQFLASTGMDRSLKFYSL; encoded by the exons ATGTCTTTGGTTTGTGCGA TTTCAAACGAGGTGCCGGAGCACCCCTGTGTCTCTCCTGTTTCCAATCAAGTGTTTGAGAGACGTCTGATCGAGAAATACATAGCGGAGAATGGAGCCGACCCCATCAATGGACAGCCACTGTCTGAGGAGCAGCTCATTGATATCAAAG TGTCTCACCCCATTCGACCGAAGGCTCCCTCTGCCACTAGTATTCCCGCGATCCTCAAATCTCTGCAGGATGAGTGG GATGCTGTAATGCTGCACAGTTTTACTCTGAGGCAACAGTTGCAGACCACTCGACAGGAGCTGTCTCACGCTCTCTACCAGCACGATGCAGCCTGCAGAGTCATTGCTCGTCTCACGAAAGAGGTCACTGCCGCCAGAGAGG CTTTGGCTACACTCAAACCTCAAGCCGGACTGATCGCTCCACAAGCCGCTCCTGCTTCTCAGCCTGCAGCTGTG GGTGCTGGCGGTGAGGCCATGGAGATCAGTGAGCAGGTTGGAATGACTCCAGAGATCATACAGAAG ctcCAAGACAAGGCCACCGTCTTAACCACCGAGAGAAAGAAG AGAGGAAAGACTGTGCCGGAGGAGCTGGTCAGAGCAGAAGATCTCGGCAAGTACCGCCAAGTGGCGTCGCATGCT GGTCTTCACAGTGCCAGTATACCAGGAATCCTCTCTCTGGATCTCTGCCCAACAGACACCAACAAAGTCCTCACCG GTGGTGCGGATAAGAACGTGGTGGTGTTTGACCGTCGGGAGGAGCAGATTGTTGCCACCCTCAAAGGGCACACCAAAAAGGTCTCGTCTGTCATCTACCACCCTGCTCAG TCGGTGGTGTTCTCAGCGTCTCCAGACAGCACTATCCGTGTGTGGTCGGTCAGCGGGGGCAACTGCGTGCAGGTGATCAGAGCCCACGAGGCCAGTGTTACCGGCCTCTCTCTGCACGCTACCGGAGACTACTTACTGAGCTCATCTGAGGACCAG TACTGGGCCTTCTCGGATATCCAAACTGGACGTGTCCTGACTAAAGTGACCGATGAGACCGCTGGATGTG CTCTGACCTGTGCTCAGTTCCATCCTGACGGTCTGATTTTTGGCACTGGCACGGCAGATTCTCAGATTAAGATCTGGGATCTGAAGGAACGGACCAATGTAGCCAACTTCCCCGGACATTCAGGTCCTGTGACGTCCATCGCCTTCTCTGAGAATGGATACTATCTGGCCACTG GTGCTCAGGACAGTTCACTCAAACTGTGGGATTTGAGGAAGCTGAAGAACTTCAAGACAATCACTTTGGACAACAATTATGAG GTGAAGTCTTTGGTCTTTGACCAGAGTGGAACATATCTGGCTGTTGGTGGATCAGACATAAGGGTTTATATCTGCAAACAGTGGTCTGAGGTCCTCAACTTCTCTG ATCACTCTGGTCTGGTGACCGGTGTGTCTTTCGGTGAGCATGCTCAGTTCCTGGCTTCCACTGGCATGGACAGAAGTCTCAAATTCTACAGCCTGTAA